One genomic window of Quercus lobata isolate SW786 chromosome 9, ValleyOak3.0 Primary Assembly, whole genome shotgun sequence includes the following:
- the LOC115959722 gene encoding phosphatidylinositol 4-phosphate 5-kinase 1-like isoform X2 has protein sequence MREALLCDEPNDVVSTTTKKKKSDEVILTVARSRSQAGSTRRVTPTTLTSSPSLTAAVNVGVTVAEKPLANGDLYIGGLSGNAPHGSGKYLWTDGCMYEGEWRRGKAYGKGKFSWPSGATYEGDFKSGRMEGLGTFIGSDGDTYRGSWSSDRKHGYGEKRYANGDFYKGYWKRNVQDGQGRYVWKNGNEYEGEWKNGVISGRGVLLWANGNRYSGEWENGVPKGNGVFTWPDSSCYVGSWNKDLKIQQMNGTFYPGNGKERGLKSDGNGGGCDNLMITMRKRSSVDGARGSVTERNFPRICIWESDGEAGDITCDIIDNVEASMFYRDGTGIGMDPREGFRQFRRSPCCFPGEAKKPGQMISKGHKNYELMLNLQLGIRYSVGKHASILRELKESDFDPKEKFWTRFPPEGSKITPPHQSTEFRWKDYCPMVFRRLRERFQVDPADYMLAICGSDALRELSSPGKSGSCFYLTQDDRFMIKTVRKSEVKVLIRMLPSYYQHVCRYENSLVTRFFGVHCVKPIGGQKTRFIVMGNLFCSEYRIHRRFDLKGSSFGRTTDMPEGEIDETTTLKDNDLNFVFRLQRSWYQDLIKQIDRDCEFLESERIMDYSLLVGLHFRDDNTCDKMGLSPFLLRTGKKDSYQNEKYMRGCRFLEAELQDRDRVLSGRKPLIRLGANMPARAERMARRSDFDQYTPGGISRLTPSRSAVDPKLYSKRFRDFIGRTFIEDW, from the exons ATGCGTGAAGCACTACTGTGTGATGAGCCGAACGACGTCGTATCCACCACcacgaagaagaagaaatccGACGAAGTGATATTAACAGTCGCGCGTAGTCGATCCCAAGCTGGTAGCACACGAAGGGTAACGCCAACGACCTTAACTAGCTCACCTTCGCTAACCGCCGCCGTAAACGTGGGCGTAACTGTGGCGGAGAAGCCACTCGCGAACGGAGATCTGTACATCGGGGGTTTGTCAGGGAACGCGCCGCACGGATCTGGGAAGTACTTGTGGACGGACGGGTGCATGTACGAAGGCGAGTGGCGACGTGGCAAAGCGTACGGAAAGGGCAAATTCTCGTGGCCATCTGGGGCGACCTACGAGGGGGACTTCAAGTCGGGTCGGATGGAAGGGTTAGGTACTTTCATCGGATCCGACGGGGACACCTACCGCGGGTCGTGGAGCTCCGATCGGAAGCACGGGTACGGAGAGAAGCGTTACGCGAACGGCGACTTTTACAAAGGGTATTGGAAACGGAACGTGCAAGATGGGCAAGGGCGTTACGTTTGGAAGAATGGGAACGAGTACGAAGGGGAATGGAAAAACGGTGTGATTTCGGGTCGTGGGGTTTTGCTTTGGGCCAACGGAAACCGTTACAGCGGGGAGTGGGAAAACGGAGTTCCGAAAGGGAACGGGGTTTTTACTTGGCCTGATAGTAGTTGCTATGTTGGTAGTTGGAACAAGGACCTCAAGATTCAGCAAATGAACGGTACTTTTTATCCGGGAAATGGGAAAGAGAGGGGCTTGAAGAGTGACGGCAATGGTGGTGGGTGTGACAATTTGATGATCACGATGAGGAAAAGGTCGTCGGTGGACGGGGCTAGAGGGAGCGTGACGGAGAGGAATTTTCCGAGAATCTGTATTTGGGAATCGGATGGGGAAGCAGGGGATATAACTTGTGATATAATCGACAATGTGGAGGCTTCCATGTTTTATCGCGATGGTACTGGGATTGGGATGGATCCTCGTGAAGGGTTTCGCCAGTTTAGACGGAGTCCATGTTGTTTTCCCGGGGAGGCGAAGAAGCCAGGGCAGATGATATCAAAAGGCCATAAGAATTATGAATTGATGCTTAATCTTCAATTGGGAATTAG GTATTCTGTGGGGAAGCATGCTTCCATATTGCGTGAGCTAAAGGAGAGTGATTTCGATCCCAAGGAGAAATTCTGGACGAGGTTTCCGCCAGAGGGATCCAAGATTACGCCGCCCCACCAGTCTACTGAGTTTCGATGGAAAGATTATTGTCCCATGGTGTTTAG ACGTTTGAGGGAGCGGTTCCAAGTAGATCCTGCTGATTACATGCTGGCTATTTGTGGCTCCGATGCCCTTCGGGAGCTTTCCTCTCCGGGGAAGAGTGGAAGCTGCTTTTACCTTACACAGGATGATAGATTTATGATCAAAACAGTGAGGAAATCAGAAGTCAAG GTGCTAATTAGAATGCTTCCAAGTTATTACCAACATGTATGTCGGTATGAAAATTCCCTGGTGACAAGATTCTTTGGGGTGCATTGTGTCAAACCGATTGGTGGCCAGAAG ACCCGGTTCATTGTAATGGGCAATTTATTCTGCTCAGAGTATCGGATCCATAGGCGATTTGACCTAAAAGGATCATCTTTTGGCCGCACGACTGATATGCCTGAGGGTGAGATTGATGAAACCACAACCCTCAAGGACAATGATCTTAATTTTGTGTTTCGCCTTCAAAGAAGTTGGTACCAAGACCTCATCAA ACAAATTGATCGAGATTGTGAGTTCTTGGAATCGGAGAGAATCATGGACTACAGTCTTTTGGTTGGTCTTCACTTTCGTGATGACAATACATGTGACAAAATGGGTCTATCGCCGTTCCTTTTGCGTACTG GTAAAAAGGATTCTTATCAGAATGAAAAGTATATGCGTGGATGTCGCTTCCTTGAAGCAGAGCTACAAGATAGGGATAGAGTTTTATCTGGCAG GAAACCATTAATCAGGTTAGGAGCAAATATGCCTGCAAGAGCGGAACGGATGGCTAGAAGGAGTGACTTTGATCAGTATACCCCGGGTGGAATAAGCCGTTTGACACCTTCACGCAGTG CCGTTGATCCGAAGCTCTACTCAAAGAGGTTTCGGGATTTCATAGGGAGAACATTCATAGAAGACTGGTAG
- the LOC115959722 gene encoding phosphatidylinositol 4-phosphate 5-kinase 1-like isoform X1 — MREALLCDEPNDVVSTTTKKKKSDEVILTVARSRSQAGSTRRVTPTTLTSSPSLTAAVNVGVTVAEKPLANGDLYIGGLSGNAPHGSGKYLWTDGCMYEGEWRRGKAYGKGKFSWPSGATYEGDFKSGRMEGLGTFIGSDGDTYRGSWSSDRKHGYGEKRYANGDFYKGYWKRNVQDGQGRYVWKNGNEYEGEWKNGVISGRGVLLWANGNRYSGEWENGVPKGNGVFTWPDSSCYVGSWNKDLKIQQMNGTFYPGNGKERGLKSDGNGGGCDNLMITMRKRSSVDGARGSVTERNFPRICIWESDGEAGDITCDIIDNVEASMFYRDGTGIGMDPREGFRQFRRSPCCFPGEAKKPGQMISKGHKNYELMLNLQLGIRYSVGKHASILRELKESDFDPKEKFWTRFPPEGSKITPPHQSTEFRWKDYCPMVFRRLRERFQVDPADYMLAICGSDALRELSSPGKSGSCFYLTQDDRFMIKTVRKSEVKVLIRMLPSYYQHVCRYENSLVTRFFGVHCVKPIGGQKTRFIVMGNLFCSEYRIHRRFDLKGSSFGRTTDMPEGEIDETTTLKDNDLNFVFRLQRSWYQDLIKQIDRDCEFLESERIMDYSLLVGLHFRDDNTCDKMGLSPFLLRTGKKDSYQNEKYMRGCRFLEAELQDRDRVLSGRKPLIRLGANMPARAERMARRSDFDQYTPGGISRLTPSRSGESYEVVLYFGIIDILQDYDISKKLEHAYKSLQADPTSISAVDPKLYSKRFRDFIGRTFIEDW, encoded by the exons ATGCGTGAAGCACTACTGTGTGATGAGCCGAACGACGTCGTATCCACCACcacgaagaagaagaaatccGACGAAGTGATATTAACAGTCGCGCGTAGTCGATCCCAAGCTGGTAGCACACGAAGGGTAACGCCAACGACCTTAACTAGCTCACCTTCGCTAACCGCCGCCGTAAACGTGGGCGTAACTGTGGCGGAGAAGCCACTCGCGAACGGAGATCTGTACATCGGGGGTTTGTCAGGGAACGCGCCGCACGGATCTGGGAAGTACTTGTGGACGGACGGGTGCATGTACGAAGGCGAGTGGCGACGTGGCAAAGCGTACGGAAAGGGCAAATTCTCGTGGCCATCTGGGGCGACCTACGAGGGGGACTTCAAGTCGGGTCGGATGGAAGGGTTAGGTACTTTCATCGGATCCGACGGGGACACCTACCGCGGGTCGTGGAGCTCCGATCGGAAGCACGGGTACGGAGAGAAGCGTTACGCGAACGGCGACTTTTACAAAGGGTATTGGAAACGGAACGTGCAAGATGGGCAAGGGCGTTACGTTTGGAAGAATGGGAACGAGTACGAAGGGGAATGGAAAAACGGTGTGATTTCGGGTCGTGGGGTTTTGCTTTGGGCCAACGGAAACCGTTACAGCGGGGAGTGGGAAAACGGAGTTCCGAAAGGGAACGGGGTTTTTACTTGGCCTGATAGTAGTTGCTATGTTGGTAGTTGGAACAAGGACCTCAAGATTCAGCAAATGAACGGTACTTTTTATCCGGGAAATGGGAAAGAGAGGGGCTTGAAGAGTGACGGCAATGGTGGTGGGTGTGACAATTTGATGATCACGATGAGGAAAAGGTCGTCGGTGGACGGGGCTAGAGGGAGCGTGACGGAGAGGAATTTTCCGAGAATCTGTATTTGGGAATCGGATGGGGAAGCAGGGGATATAACTTGTGATATAATCGACAATGTGGAGGCTTCCATGTTTTATCGCGATGGTACTGGGATTGGGATGGATCCTCGTGAAGGGTTTCGCCAGTTTAGACGGAGTCCATGTTGTTTTCCCGGGGAGGCGAAGAAGCCAGGGCAGATGATATCAAAAGGCCATAAGAATTATGAATTGATGCTTAATCTTCAATTGGGAATTAG GTATTCTGTGGGGAAGCATGCTTCCATATTGCGTGAGCTAAAGGAGAGTGATTTCGATCCCAAGGAGAAATTCTGGACGAGGTTTCCGCCAGAGGGATCCAAGATTACGCCGCCCCACCAGTCTACTGAGTTTCGATGGAAAGATTATTGTCCCATGGTGTTTAG ACGTTTGAGGGAGCGGTTCCAAGTAGATCCTGCTGATTACATGCTGGCTATTTGTGGCTCCGATGCCCTTCGGGAGCTTTCCTCTCCGGGGAAGAGTGGAAGCTGCTTTTACCTTACACAGGATGATAGATTTATGATCAAAACAGTGAGGAAATCAGAAGTCAAG GTGCTAATTAGAATGCTTCCAAGTTATTACCAACATGTATGTCGGTATGAAAATTCCCTGGTGACAAGATTCTTTGGGGTGCATTGTGTCAAACCGATTGGTGGCCAGAAG ACCCGGTTCATTGTAATGGGCAATTTATTCTGCTCAGAGTATCGGATCCATAGGCGATTTGACCTAAAAGGATCATCTTTTGGCCGCACGACTGATATGCCTGAGGGTGAGATTGATGAAACCACAACCCTCAAGGACAATGATCTTAATTTTGTGTTTCGCCTTCAAAGAAGTTGGTACCAAGACCTCATCAA ACAAATTGATCGAGATTGTGAGTTCTTGGAATCGGAGAGAATCATGGACTACAGTCTTTTGGTTGGTCTTCACTTTCGTGATGACAATACATGTGACAAAATGGGTCTATCGCCGTTCCTTTTGCGTACTG GTAAAAAGGATTCTTATCAGAATGAAAAGTATATGCGTGGATGTCGCTTCCTTGAAGCAGAGCTACAAGATAGGGATAGAGTTTTATCTGGCAG GAAACCATTAATCAGGTTAGGAGCAAATATGCCTGCAAGAGCGGAACGGATGGCTAGAAGGAGTGACTTTGATCAGTATACCCCGGGTGGAATAAGCCGTTTGACACCTTCACGCAGTGGTGAGAGCTACGAAGTAGTCCTTTACTTTGGGATCATTGACATTTTACAGGACTATGATATTAGCAAGAAATTAGAGCATGCCTACAAGTCCTTACAAGCTGACCCAACTTCTATTTCAGCCGTTGATCCGAAGCTCTACTCAAAGAGGTTTCGGGATTTCATAGGGAGAACATTCATAGAAGACTGGTAG